The Desulfolucanica intricata DNA window GCGGGTAAGTTCCATAATCTGTTTGGCTGCTTTAGGATCAAGGGCGGCGGTGTGTTCGTCCAACAATAATAATTTAGGCTGTGTTATGGTAGCCATTACAAGTGCCAGGGCTTGGCGTTGACCGCCGGACAGTGTACCAACCGGTACCTGCAAACGTTGTTCTAAGCCAAGACCTGTTTCGGCAAGAATTGATTTAAAGATTAAAGACCTATTCTTTGTAATTGCTCTGAGTAAACCCCGGCGCTGCCCGCGCATGTAAGCCATGGCTAAATTTTCCTCAATAGTCATATCTGAAGCGGTGCCGACCATAGGATCTTGGTCAATTCTCCCGATATCCCCGGAACGCTTGTATTCCGGAAAATTAGTAACATCTTTTCCTGCCAACTTTATAGTACCGGTATCTACTGTCTCCACCCCGGAAATTATTTTTAAGAGAGTAGACTTACCTGCGCCGTTGCTGCCAATAACAGTGATAAAGTCACCGGGTTTGATGTGCAGGTTAATATTATTCAGTGCCGGAAGTTCATTGGGAGTGCCGGTGAAGAAAGTTTTATAGACTCTTGTTAACTTAATCATTGTTTATTCACCCCCGGATTGCGTGTCAGGCCGCGGCGAAGAGGAGCTAATATGCCAATCTTACTTATACCGTTTATTTTAAAGTTGGGGAGAGTTAAGGCCAACAGTACTAAAACTGCGGTGACCATTTTAAAGTCTTCTGCAGGTAGGTTTAATCTCAGTCCCAGTGCCAGCAGTGCACGATAAATAACTGAACCCAGGATTACCCCGGTCAAAAGCATACCCAAATTTTTACCGCCAAAGAGCATTTCACCTACTATGACTGAAGCAATGGCCGCTACCAGTACCCCAATGCCCATCCCCACGTCGGCAAAGCCCTGGATCTGGCAGACCAGTGCACCGGACAAGCCTACTAAAAAGTTAGCAATTATTAGAGTTAACAGCTTGGTATTGTCTGTGTTAACTCCTAAAGCACGGATCATTTTTTCGTTATTACCGGTGGCCCGGATGGTTAAGCCCAGGTCAGTTTTTAAAAACCAACCCAACAGCAGCCGGGCCGCGAGAACAAGAATAAGCAGGATTGAAATTGTCGCTATCTGCAGTTCAAGCAGGGAAAGCCGGTTTTCATAGAGGCCAAGCCATCCTAACACCTGGCTGAAGAAATTATCTTGACCGAGAAGCGGTGTGTTAGGACGCCCCATGGTGCGGAGCATCACGGTATATATGGCACTGGTTGTTAATATACCGGCCAGGATGTTGTTGATTTTTAACCTGGTATGCATTAAACCTGTGGCGGCACCTGCCAATCCACCGGCTGCTGCCCCCAACAAAACAGCCATAAAAGGGTCTGTTCCTTTAACAACTGCACTTGCGGTAACAGCAGCACCCAAAGGGAAGGTTCCTTCAACTGTTAAGTCAGGAAAGCCAAGAATTTGGAAGGTTAAAAGCACACCCAGTGCCATAAACCCGTATAAAAGTCCCTGCTGTAAACCATTAATCACGACATTTTCCATACCTGTTTCACTTCTTTCTTTATTAGAAATCTATTTTATTACTTCATCCGCACGGCTCAGTACTTTTTGAGGTAACTTAATGCCATATTCACCGGCTGCTTTTTGATTAACTAATAAGGTGCGCTTACGGATTTCTTCAGGTACAATGTTACCGGCCTTTTCACCGTTTAATATTCTGGCTGCTATTACAGCACCTTGACGCCCGCAGTCATATTCATCGTTACCCAGGGTAGCCAGGGCACCCTTTTTAACAGATTCAGTGTCCCCGGTGTACAGCGGTATATCATTATCCTGACAAACCTTAATTAAAGCTTCAACTGCAGACATTACAGTGTTATCCTGGGGCATGAATACTGCATCAACACTGCCCACAAGGGATTGTGCCGCTGCCTGTACTTCACTGCTGCCGGCAACAGTAACTTCTACTACTTCTACCTTGTCACTAAGGTAGTCTTTTATTTTTTCTACATTGCTTACCGAGTTTGCTTCACCGGCGTTATAGATTACACCAAGTTTTTTAACAGAAGGCTGAATCTCCTGAATTAAGTCCATTTGCTGCTCAACCGGGTCTGCACTGTACACACCGGTAATGTTAGTGCCGGTTGGTTGATCAAGTTCTTCAATTAAGCCGGCTTTTACTGCATCGGATACAGCAATAAATACTACCGGGATTCCGGTACCTTTGGTGGCCTGAGCAGCAGCCAGGGAACTGGGAGTGGTAATGGCCAGAATTAAATCTACTTTATCAGCTACAAATTTGTCGGCAACGGTTTTCGCCAGGTTGGGGTCACCCTGTGAGTTTTTTATGTCAAACTCAACATTTTCCCCTTCAATAAAGCCTTCTTCTTTCATTTGATCAAGAAATCCTTTTTGATCCAGATCCAGTGCCGGGTGGGCAACAAATTGGGTAATCCCCACTTTTAATGTTTTATCCTCGGATTGGTTTTGGGAGTACGGGTTGTCTTTGCTGCCGCAGCTTGTGAGTATTAAAGTCAATGCAGCTAACAGTATTATTAAGCCAAACTTACGCATAATCTGTACCTCCTAATATTAAAGTGAAATTTATTATGGTTGCCTTAATTATTAAATGACGTCCGGCCCATTTTCAACAATTGAGTAGAAAAGGAAAACCGGTACTCAAATGAGTACCGGTGTATGTATTTAATTCCGGCTCATCTCAGCTCACCTCATTTTACTATGCTAAGCTAATCTCATCAAAAACCTTAGTCTAAAACTTAAGAAAAGTATATCACTGTAGATTTTAACCGTCAATAATAACCTTTTCTATGTAAAATATTTCTAAATGGGCATATGTATCGGGGTAGGTAAACAATGGTAGGGTACTAAAGCAAGAAGATTATAAACAAATTTATTATTATCCTGTTGGTCATCTGTGGGAATGCTGTCATCAAATGGAAGACTTAATCGTTATTATGATGATGTGAGGAGTATAAAAGATAAGAAGCCGATCCCCGGCCTATGGCACTAATAAAAAAGCTGTGTTATTATATGTAAAATAAGAATAACCGGATCATTTCTTTTAGGAGGACTATATGAAATACAGAACGTTAGGTAAAACAGGATTAAAGGTCTCAGTTATCGGTTTTGGGGGTATTCCTGTCCAGCGGGTGACTGCCGGGGAGGCCGAAGCAATTATAAACAGAGCCTTAGACCTGGGAATAAATTTTTTTGATACGGCCAGGGGATATACAGATAGTGAGGAAAAATTGGGTGCTGTCTTACGGAAGAGGAGAAAAGAGGCGGTAATTGCTACAAAATCAATGGCCCGCACCGGGGAAGGTATGACTGCGGATATACAAAAAAGCTTAAAGACTCTGGGAGTGGACTATATTGACCTTTACCAGTTACATAATGTAAAAGATAAAGACGCACTGGAGCAGGCCTTAAGTTCGGGCGGCGCCCTTGCCGTTTTAAAAGAAGCTCAAAAAGACGGAGTGGTCAGGCATATCGGAATTACAGGACATGTAAGGGAAATTCTTTTGGAGGCTCTTAAGGAGGAGGACTTGGAAACCGTTCAGTTTCCTTTTAATGCAGTGGAGGCTGACGGTGCTCAGGAATTGTTAGACCTGTGTGAGAAAAGAGCTGCCGGTATTATCGTTATGAAACCGCTTGCCGGGGGTGCTTTAAGAAAGGCAAGTCTTGCCTTGCGTTTTATTTTGGACTATCCTGTATCAACTATAATCCCCGGAATGGATTCGATTGAGCAGGTAGAAGAGAATGCCCTTGTGGGAAAAAATATGCAGCCATTGAATGCAGATGAGAGAAAGCTGCTGGATGAGGAAGCAGGATTACTGGGTGCTGCTTTTTGCCGGCGCTGTGAGTACTGCCGGCCCTGCCTGCAGGGGATTGATATCCCGATGATATTTTTGCTCGAGGGGTATTATACAAGATATGATTTAAAAGACTGGGCCGTTGAGCGCTACCGTGGTTTACAAGCAAAAGCCGATGCCTGTATTGAGTGCGGTGAGTGTGAAGATAGGTGCCCCTATAATTTGCCGATACGCCGGATGCTGGCGGATGCTGCAAAAAGATTGGGTCAATAAAATACTAAATAAAAAAGGAAAGGCCTTTACAAAAAAGTATAAGGATCTTTCCTTTTTTCGGGCAAACATAACTAGCAGACTTCTTTGGCGCACTTTCCTATAAGATTGGTGATGCAGACCTTTAATAAAATTAAATTGGCTATAATAATATTTTCCGGGTTACTCTCCAGGCTGCGGAAAAACCTGTTGAGCATCTTACCAATGTTGGCTGCATCTTTCAGCCGCTGAAAGTCTAAATAAAGTGTCTGCCGGGTAATTGAGTCATAGGCGGTAAGCTTGTCCACATTAAGCCAGGCCAGTCCGACATCCAGCAGTTCCAGGGCAGTAATATTGTTATTGACACAGAATTTGGACATTACTCCTACGGTATTAATGTCAATAGAGGGTAGGAATATGTTTATGCTGAGGGAATCACTCTCTTCTGATTCTACAGTTTCTATGCAGCTTAATTCAATATTGTTAATTTCGAGCAAAGACTTAACCATGCCTTTAGCCAGGAAAGTTATACTTAAGATGCGCTGCCAATCCTCCGTACATTCCCGGATTAAAAAGTTTCCGGCTTTACCGGCAAGATCCCTGCATTTGTAATACCGGTCTTCGTCTAATTCTGTTCCTACGAACAATATATCAGTTAGGGTTAGAGAGACCGCCACATCTATTAAATGATGATAATTTATTCCGAAGCCGGTCATTTCTGAGATACCTTTAATCTTATTTTCAGATATGATGGGGTTAAGTGTATTGATTGGCGGCAGCCTTTTCAGCAGTTCCAGCATTTCTGTCTGCATTAGATCATCTCCTTTGTATTAGGTTGTACTAAAACTTAATTTCTAATACAAAGATTTCCCAATTGTACCGCTAAAAGCTTGAAAAATACGTAACTATTTAGATATATATAAAGGTTCGCCCTTCCAGGGGTGTGTTGTGGTATCCCCACTCCTTTTCAAGCTTGCGTATACAAAAACAAAAAAACTTTGTGTGAGGGTTATTCACACAAAGGTTTTACGCCAAGATGCATTGCTGCAACTCCTCCGGTATATGCTTTTACTTCAATATTAATAAGCCCTGCCCGGCGGAACATTTCAGCCAATTCCTTTCTTCCCGGAAAATCTCTGGCTGATTCCTGAAGCCAGGAATATTGTTGATAGCTTTTGGCTAACATCTTCCCCAGTACCGGCATAATAAAACGGAAATAGGCATAATAGAGCTGTCTGTATACCGGTATAGTAGGCTGTGATGTTTCTAAACAAACAACTTTACCGCCGGGTTTAGCCACTCGCTGCATTTCTTTTAACACTTTTAGATAGTCGGGAACATTCCTTAAGCCAAAGCCGATCGTCACATGATCAAAAGAATTGTCTTCAAAGGGCAAATTCATTGCATTCCCATGGACCAATTTAACATGAGTTAATTTTTTTTCATTTACTTTAGCCTGCCCGATTTTAAGCATGTTCTGACTAAAATCCAGGCCATATACATTTCCGCCGGGCCCGACAGCTTCGGCAAGTGATATTGTCCAATCTGCTGTTCCGCAGCATACATCAAGTGCCGTTTGCCCTTTTTGAACGTTCATACGCTTCATTGTATCTTTTCGCCAGGCTTTATGGCGCTGAAAACTAATTACGGAATTCATAAAATCGTATTTTTGGTAAATTGTTTCAAATACATCGTGTACACGTTCTTCTTTAGATTGCTGCATAGCTACCCCTTCTTCCGCACAACTTTTTATTATCAAGGTTAAAAATAAATTTTATATTCAAAAAATTTTTAAGATATAAATGTTATTTTCTTCGTTAAAGCCAGAAGTCCTGCAACCCACAGCCTGTTTTAATTTTTGCTTATCCCAAATAATTTATTAAACTCTTATATTTGAAAATATTACTAAAATTATATCGAAATTTTTATTATTATGTAGAATATTAGCTTATATGCAAAAACAATATAGTAGAGGTTAATAAAGGATTTCCGGTAAAATAGTAGAAATATTAATCATCATAAATCTTAATCATATAGATAAAAGATTTAGGGGGCGGGAAGTTGGGATGGCAGGAGCAATATTTAGAGATTTAAACAGCAGTTTAACAAAACATGAGGATGTGCAGGACGGTTCAACCAGCGGACAATTAGCAGATAAGATTAAAGGGAAAATTTTAATCGTTGATGATATGTTGATGCATCTTGAAACAGCTAAACTTTATTTGGAAATGTCAGGGTTTGATGTGTTTTGTGCCTCGGATACCCGGAGTGCCTGGGAATTGCTTGTAGATAAAAATCCCGATTTGGTCCTTCTGGATGTAGTTATGCCGGGGGAAAACGGCTTGGAATTTTTATCAAAAATACATTCTCATAACCCTAATATGGGTGTAGTTATTATGACTGCTTTCGGCAGTGAGGATATTGCCGCCATGGCTCTTAAATTAGGAGCCATGGATTATATCAGAAAGCCCTTTAAATATAGTTCTCTTAGTACTGTTGTTGAAAAAGCTCTGGCTAAGCAGCGGCAGATAAAAAATCAGGAAATGGCCGTTAATACCTTGAAACATGCTTATGAAGAGCTGCAGGTCAGTGCGGATTCAATTCTGCAGTGTATGTCTGCCGGAGTGGTAGCAGTTGATAAAAATTGTTTTATTAGAATAATTAATCAAAGGGCTGCCAAATTGTTGGGTGTTGAAAATCAAAATGTAATTGGCCGGTATTATTATGAAGTTTTTCCTTTTTTTAAAAATAACCTGCTGAAAAATACCCTGGAGAATGAAAGAGGAGTCCGTCTGTATGAAGTTGAGTTGCAAAGAGGAGAAGATATTAAGATTTTAAGCGTTAATACCGATGTGGTATTTGATTTCAATTCCAACAAAATAGGTGCTGTGGTAACCTTTGATGATGTAACCGAGCTGAGGCAGAAGGAAGAGTTGTTAAAAGAACGTGAGAGGTTAGCCATTGTCGGTCAAATGGCGGCCGGTATGGCCCATGAAATAAAGAACCCCTTAACGGCTATTAAGGGTTTTGCTCAACTTTTATCCGGAAAATCTTTGGATCCCGATCTGAACAAGTACCTGGATATAATCGGTAGTGAAATAAACCGGATGAATGATGTGATAAAAGATTTTTTACAGTTGGCCAGGCCTAAACCTCCGGAGTTAAAAAAGATTTCCATAAACGAAGTTTTAAAAGAAATAACGCCTATTATCGAGCCGCAGGCGTTTTTAAAAAATATAGTTGTAGATATAAAAACTGATGAGGCTGTACCTGAAAGTCTGATGGATCCCGGCCAAATTAAGCAGGTAATTTTAAATCTGCTTCAGAACGGTATGGAAGCTATGAATAACGGCGGTACGCTTACCATAGAAACAAAATATTTAAGCCGGCGTAAAGAAATATGCCTGAATATCAGTGATACAGGTTGTGGAATTCCGGCTAAAAAAATAAAGGAACTGGGTGTTCCCTTTTATACTACTAAGCCTGAAGGAACAGGTTTGGGGTTAAGCATTTCTTTTACTATAGTTGACCGGCACAAGGGGCGGATTGAAACAAAAAGCCGGGAGGGGCAGGGAACTACTTTTTCCGTTTACCTTCCGGTAGGTAAATAAAAAATAAAATTTCAAAGAAGGGATTTACTATATGAAACCAATGTTCCAGAAAAAATCTTTACTATTATCTCGATTAATACCTCCCTTTGTAAAAGAGAGTGTAAGATTTAAGCTTGTGGCTGTAGTTTTTTTAGTATTAATTGCTTTGGAAACAACTAACTTTTATTTAAGCTACCGGCATGAGATGCAGAAAGGTACTGAACAAATCAATAAGAACTTTTCATTGATTGCAGATATTTTGGATAATGATATTAGTCGCTGGTTGGCCGGCAGGAAAAGCGATGTTGTATCAATGACGGAAAACCCTCTTATACAACAATATATAAACGAAATCGTTACAGGAACCGGTGATCCTGCCGGTGCTGAAAAAAGGCTGAGGGAATATTGGAAAACTATTCAAGAGCAGTATGATATTTATGATGAAATCTATTTTATTACCAGGACAGGTAAAATATTGGTATCTACTGACTCGGGGCGGGAAGGTACCTTACGTCCCCGGGATGACCTGATTAATAAACCTTTATCAACAGGAGATATTTATTTTCAAGATGCTTACCTGTCTTATAACACTAAAAAACCGAGTATTGCCTTTTCCGTTCCGGTGATAAGTGAAAGAATAAGTAATGATACGGTACACTATAACGGTGTAATTGTGTACCGTGTAGATATAGGCGATGTTCTGCAGCCTTTACTTGATAGTAGGGTTAGCCTTGGTGATACGGGGGAAGTAATTTTAATTAATGAATATAAAACAGCCATATCGGAATTAAGGAGCAGGCCCGGCTCTGCCCTGCGTTATAACTTAAAAAGTGAAGCTGCTTTGAGGGTATCCCAGGGTGAAGAAGGAATACTGCGTGGTATTGGCTATAACGGCAAGGAAAATATATCTGTGTACCGCTATATACCTGAGGTGCGGTGGGGGTTAATAGTACGCCAGGATACTTCTGAAATATTTGGTCCCCTTCAAGAGCAAATGAGAAGGTCATTATATGCAAACATTATTACTTTTGTTTTAGTTTTAGGTATACTGTATTTTGCGCTGAGCCGGATGCTTAAACCCATTACCTCTATGGCAGAGGCTGCCGGGGAAATTTCAAAGGGTGACTTTTCCAGGCGGTTGCCGGTTAAAACGAATGATGAAATCGGAGTGCTGGGTAATACCCTCAATTACATGACCGATGAATTGGGTAAGCTGTTTAAGCTGCAGCAAAGCAGAGAGGAAGTATTACAGTCACTGGTAACAAACTTAGCTGTAGATGATATATTAAATAAAGGCCTTAGTACTGTATGTAATAGTTTTAATTTTAAAGTAGGTGCTATTTTTCTGGTTGACCCGAACAAGGAACTGCTGGTGCGCAGAGCTTTATACTGTCCGGGACAGCAGTTGATAGAGCAAAGAGATGTAATAAAAATTGAAGAAGGACTGGAAGGGCTGGCTGTAAGTACACGGCAGGTTCAAGTAATCAATAATTCACCTGAAGATACTGTTTATACAATTAA harbors:
- a CDS encoding ABC transporter ATP-binding protein encodes the protein MIKLTRVYKTFFTGTPNELPALNNINLHIKPGDFITVIGSNGAGKSTLLKIISGVETVDTGTIKLAGKDVTNFPEYKRSGDIGRIDQDPMVGTASDMTIEENLAMAYMRGQRRGLLRAITKNRSLIFKSILAETGLGLEQRLQVPVGTLSGGQRQALALVMATITQPKLLLLDEHTAALDPKAAKQIMELTRRLVESKKLTTLMITHNMEQAIKFGNRLIMMHRGKIVLDIDREEKDKLTIPQLIEKFNTTSGTTLDDDRVLLAN
- a CDS encoding ABC transporter permease, with translation MENVVINGLQQGLLYGFMALGVLLTFQILGFPDLTVEGTFPLGAAVTASAVVKGTDPFMAVLLGAAAGGLAGAATGLMHTRLKINNILAGILTTSAIYTVMLRTMGRPNTPLLGQDNFFSQVLGWLGLYENRLSLLELQIATISILLILVLAARLLLGWFLKTDLGLTIRATGNNEKMIRALGVNTDNTKLLTLIIANFLVGLSGALVCQIQGFADVGMGIGVLVAAIASVIVGEMLFGGKNLGMLLTGVILGSVIYRALLALGLRLNLPAEDFKMVTAVLVLLALTLPNFKINGISKIGILAPLRRGLTRNPGVNKQ
- a CDS encoding ABC transporter substrate-binding protein, which codes for MRKFGLIILLAALTLILTSCGSKDNPYSQNQSEDKTLKVGITQFVAHPALDLDQKGFLDQMKEEGFIEGENVEFDIKNSQGDPNLAKTVADKFVADKVDLILAITTPSSLAAAQATKGTGIPVVFIAVSDAVKAGLIEELDQPTGTNITGVYSADPVEQQMDLIQEIQPSVKKLGVIYNAGEANSVSNVEKIKDYLSDKVEVVEVTVAGSSEVQAAAQSLVGSVDAVFMPQDNTVMSAVEALIKVCQDNDIPLYTGDTESVKKGALATLGNDEYDCGRQGAVIAARILNGEKAGNIVPEEIRKRTLLVNQKAAGEYGIKLPQKVLSRADEVIK
- a CDS encoding aldo/keto reductase, which codes for MKYRTLGKTGLKVSVIGFGGIPVQRVTAGEAEAIINRALDLGINFFDTARGYTDSEEKLGAVLRKRRKEAVIATKSMARTGEGMTADIQKSLKTLGVDYIDLYQLHNVKDKDALEQALSSGGALAVLKEAQKDGVVRHIGITGHVREILLEALKEEDLETVQFPFNAVEADGAQELLDLCEKRAAGIIVMKPLAGGALRKASLALRFILDYPVSTIIPGMDSIEQVEENALVGKNMQPLNADERKLLDEEAGLLGAAFCRRCEYCRPCLQGIDIPMIFLLEGYYTRYDLKDWAVERYRGLQAKADACIECGECEDRCPYNLPIRRMLADAAKRLGQ
- the menG gene encoding demethylmenaquinone methyltransferase, encoding MQQSKEERVHDVFETIYQKYDFMNSVISFQRHKAWRKDTMKRMNVQKGQTALDVCCGTADWTISLAEAVGPGGNVYGLDFSQNMLKIGQAKVNEKKLTHVKLVHGNAMNLPFEDNSFDHVTIGFGLRNVPDYLKVLKEMQRVAKPGGKVVCLETSQPTIPVYRQLYYAYFRFIMPVLGKMLAKSYQQYSWLQESARDFPGRKELAEMFRRAGLINIEVKAYTGGVAAMHLGVKPLCE
- a CDS encoding hybrid sensor histidine kinase/response regulator, with product MAGAIFRDLNSSLTKHEDVQDGSTSGQLADKIKGKILIVDDMLMHLETAKLYLEMSGFDVFCASDTRSAWELLVDKNPDLVLLDVVMPGENGLEFLSKIHSHNPNMGVVIMTAFGSEDIAAMALKLGAMDYIRKPFKYSSLSTVVEKALAKQRQIKNQEMAVNTLKHAYEELQVSADSILQCMSAGVVAVDKNCFIRIINQRAAKLLGVENQNVIGRYYYEVFPFFKNNLLKNTLENERGVRLYEVELQRGEDIKILSVNTDVVFDFNSNKIGAVVTFDDVTELRQKEELLKERERLAIVGQMAAGMAHEIKNPLTAIKGFAQLLSGKSLDPDLNKYLDIIGSEINRMNDVIKDFLQLARPKPPELKKISINEVLKEITPIIEPQAFLKNIVVDIKTDEAVPESLMDPGQIKQVILNLLQNGMEAMNNGGTLTIETKYLSRRKEICLNISDTGCGIPAKKIKELGVPFYTTKPEGTGLGLSISFTIVDRHKGRIETKSREGQGTTFSVYLPVGK